The Ziziphus jujuba cultivar Dongzao chromosome 7, ASM3175591v1 genome includes a region encoding these proteins:
- the LOC107435923 gene encoding uncharacterized protein LOC107435923, translating to MEENDWLEKIQRKYAVTFESVDTSALKRVILQNACFISELFLRNYEIQLHNKRHEPQPHEKNKQSDAAVELPEEIKKHTEGYILRRPWLTEAIRQDLILLENQLPYSVLTDLFDFMFKQTPVNVPTYLPKLNEKSVRDDFICIIAAEFFLEYYKFGRSPASGAAATTAKAAAAASKSTFLAGVKFRRGDKEARLTDIKKKGGLCWLNGCCLDLQFPELSVKDDTECIMRNVMALEQFVYPREPFICNYVFLLDQLISTQGDVQFLIDKKIVSNWLGNSDAVVDLVNKLCDQIVVSNFFYNQLCEELNKHHENALNVFRATLNRVYFKDLFTISSTAVAAFFLVFSIFSTWLTIKNLFC from the exons ATGGAAGAAAATGATTGGCTGGAAAAGATCCAGCGTAAGTATGCAGTGACGTTTGAGTCTGTAGATACGTCGGCGTTGAAACGCGTGATTTTACAAAATGCCTGCTTCATCTCTGAGCTCTTCTTGAGAAACTATGAAATTCAGCTACATAATAAAAGGCATGAACCTCAGCCACATGAGAAAAACAAGCAAAGTGATGCTGCAGTGGAGCTACCTGAGGAAATCAAAAAACATACAGAGGGCTACATATTGAGAAGACCATGGCTGACGGAAGCTATAAGACAGGACTTGATACTGCTggaaaatcagcttccatattctGTTCTCACTGATCTATTCGACTTCATGTTCAAACAAACTCCAGTTAATGTGCCTACGTATCTACCAAAACTAAATGAGAAAAGTGTAAGGGATGATTTCATTTGCATAATTGCCGCTGAATTCTTCCTTGAGTATTACAAATTTGGAAGATCTCCCGCCAGCGGTGCCGCCGCCACGACCGCCAAGGCCGCTGCCGCCGCCTCCAAATCAACATTCCTGG CGGGCGTGAAGTTTCGGCGTGGAGATAAAGAAGCTAGACTAACTGACATAAAGAAGAAGGGTGGCCTCTGTTGGTTAAATGGGTGCTGTTTGGATTTGCAGTTCCCTGAATTGAGTGTAAAAGACGACACCGAATGCATTATGAGAAACGTCATGGCGTTGGAGCAGTTTGTTTATCCACGTGAGCCTTTTATCTGCAATTATGTTTTTCTGCTGGACCAACTCATCAGCACTCAGGGAGATGTGCAATTTCTAATTGACAAGAAAATTGTTAGCAACTGGCTAGGCAACAGCGACGCAGTGGTTGACTTGGTTAACAAACTGTGCGACCAAATTGTGGTATCAAATTTCTTCTACAATCAGCTCTGCGAAGAACTTAACAAACATCATGAAAATGCCTTGAACGTTTTCAGGGCAACCCTCAACAGGGTTTACTTCAAGGACCTTTTTACTATTTCTTCCACTGCTGTTGCGGCTTTTTTCCTTGTATTCTCCATTTTCTCTACCTGGTTAACCATCAAGAATCTCTTCTGTTAG